A stretch of Acidimicrobiales bacterium DNA encodes these proteins:
- a CDS encoding cupin domain-containing protein, whose protein sequence is MADPPDLDADHIADILDLRPHPEGGRFVETWRATADDGRRATGTAIYFLLRAGEESHWHRVDATEIWHHYAGAPLRLRTVAGESIEERILGPDIASGARPQLIVEPHQWQAAASLGAWTLVGCTVSPGFDFDGFELAPTDWNPPGTVEPRGG, encoded by the coding sequence GTGGCTGACCCTCCCGACCTCGACGCCGACCACATCGCGGACATCCTCGACCTCCGGCCCCATCCGGAAGGTGGACGCTTCGTCGAGACCTGGCGAGCGACGGCCGACGACGGGCGCCGTGCCACCGGCACCGCGATCTACTTCCTGCTGCGCGCCGGCGAGGAGAGCCACTGGCATCGGGTCGACGCCACCGAGATCTGGCATCACTACGCGGGCGCTCCGCTCCGTCTCCGCACGGTCGCCGGCGAGTCGATCGAGGAGCGGATCCTGGGGCCGGACATCGCCTCCGGCGCCCGGCCGCAGCTGATCGTCGAGCCGCACCAATGGCAGGCCGCGGCGTCGCTCGGCGCCTGGACCCTGGTCGGCTGCACCGTCTCCCCGGGGTTCGACTTCGACGGCTTCGAGCTCGCGCCCACGGACTGGAATCCGCCCGGTACGGTGGAGCCGCGGGGCGGTTGA